DNA from Thermococcus sp.:
CACACATGCCTCTCCAAAAACTCCCTAATTTCCTCGCTCTCGGCACCGGGTTGGAACCAGAGCCTTTTGAAACCCGCTTCAACGGCTTCCTTTGCGACCTGAAGCCCAACGTGGGGCGGAACCACAAAAACTATCACGTCAACGTTCCCCGGAAGCTCTCGAACGCTCCTGTAGCACCTGGGGCCCTCAATCTCGTCATACTTGGGGTTAACCGGAAGAACCTCAAAGCCCTTTCCAAGCAGATCCCTGAATATTACGTTGCCGTACTTGTCCGGGTTAGGGCTTGCTCCAACGAGGGCTATCCTCCTGAATTCGTTCGCGTTCATTTTCTCCACCACTAGTGAACTAGGCTTCATGCTTTTTATGCATTGCTGGACGAAATAGTTAAATTAGGCCGCGCTCTCCGCGGCCTTTTTCTCGCGGTTCAGTGCCGGCCCCTTGCCGTAGGCCCTGAGCACGAGGTAGAGGGCAACTATAAGGTACCCGAACTGAACTATCACCCTCCCCCACTCCATGCTCACGGAGTATCCGAAGAGCACTGCGAAGATTGAACCGAGGGCTCCCTTGTGGTGCCAGATGCTTCCGCTCGGAATCCCGAGGTCGTAGGCGGTGCTCGCAAAGACGCCCAGGGAATAGCCCTCCTCCCCGGCCCACTCGATAAGCTCGTGAGTGCCGTAGCCCGCAAGGCCGGCCGCCACGAACACCAGCAGGATTGAGCTGTAGTAAAAGGACCTCCTAAGGTCTATGCGCATGCCAACCCAGTATATCAGGTAGGCCAGCACGAGCGCCCCGGCCAGCCCGGCGGCAAGACCGAGGAGCGTCCCAGTTAGGTTCTGGGTCATGAAGGGCGTGAGGAAGAGAACCGTCTCAAGCCCCTCCCTGAAGACAACGATGAACGTGAACCCTATTAGGGCCAGGGGGGCTATTGACTTGCCCACCTTGCTCTCTATCTCGGCTTTGATGTTCCTTCCTTTGGTCGCCATCCAGTATATC
Protein-coding regions in this window:
- a CDS encoding FTR1 family protein gives rise to the protein MSVGAFLITFREALEAAIIVAIIIAYLRRTNRANQIKDVRIGVILSVGVSVLLGIGILKFYGDLAEKELFEGIASYLAVIVLTSMIYWMATKGRNIKAEIESKVGKSIAPLALIGFTFIVVFREGLETVLFLTPFMTQNLTGTLLGLAAGLAGALVLAYLIYWVGMRIDLRRSFYYSSILLVFVAAGLAGYGTHELIEWAGEEGYSLGVFASTAYDLGIPSGSIWHHKGALGSIFAVLFGYSVSMEWGRVIVQFGYLIVALYLVLRAYGKGPALNREKKAAESAA